From the Alphaproteobacteria bacterium LSUCC0719 genome, the window GACCCGCCAAAGGGCACATGCGGCTCGTCATTTACCGAACTGCAATTGATGTGACACATGCCTGTTTCCAGCGCCGCCGCAATCGCCAGACCGCGTGATTCATCCCTGGTGATGACCCCGGACGACAGGCCATATTCACTGTCATTGGCAATCGCGATGGCCTCTTCATCCGTTCGGAAGGGGATCACCGGCACCACGGGGCCGAATGTTTCCTCGGCATAGACCAGCATATCAGGCGTCACACCGGTCAGGATGGTCGGTTCGACAAACCTGCCATTGACGCCGCCGCCAAGTGCCACATGCGCGCCCTTGGCCACCGCGTCCTCGATCTGTTCCCTGACCTTGCCGGCCTGCTTGTCATTGATCAGGGGACCGATCACATGGCCCTTGTCGGCGGTTGGATCACCGACCTTCAGCTTTGCCGCCCGTTCGACAAACCGCGTCAGGAAGGCGTCAAACACCGATTCCTGAACCAGGATTTTCTCGACAGACATACAGATCTGCCCCTGATGCATGAAGCTTCCGAAATTGGCCGCTGCCGTGGCCCGCTCAAGGTCGGCATCCTCACAGACAATCAGCGCATCCTTGCCACCAAGCTCGACACAGCATTTCTTGAGATGCGCGCCGGCCTTGGCGGCGATCACCCGGCCAACAGGGGTCGACCCGGTAAAGCTGATGCCCTTGACCAGCGGATGTTCGACGATCACATCGCCGACCGTCGGCACATTCTCGCGCGAGCAGGTCACCACATTCAACACCCCTGCCGGCACGCCGGCCGCCTCGAAGATCTCGGCAAAGATCATGCCGCCTGTAAAGGGCGTTTCCTCGGAAGGCTTGAGGACAACGCAGTTACCGGCGGCAATCGGGAATGCCAGGCCACGCGCCGTCAGCAGGGTCGGGAAATTCCAGGGCGAGATGACCGTAACCACACCCATCGGGCGGCGCATCGCCATCGACACCTTGCCATGATCCGACGGCATGATTTCGCCAATCGGGTTGTAGTTCATCGCCGCGGCGGCGCGGAACACCTCCGGGACATAGCCGGACTCGAACATCCCCTTGCCGAACCAGCCGCCGCCCTCGCCCTGCAGCGCCGCGACAAGATCATCCCGGCGGCGCTCGAATTCGTCAGCCACCTTCAGCATGTGATGCGCCCGCTGGGCGTGGGTCAGGGACGACCAGTGGGCAAAGGCCGCCTGCGCGGATTCAATGGCCCGGACAGCCATCGCGCTGTCACCGTCGGCGACCCGCGCCCACACCGACCCGTCCGCCGGATTGATGTCGTCAAAGGAACCGGCTGCCGGCACCCAGGACCCGCCTATAAACAGATTGTCCAATGATCTGGCCATTCAGACCTCCCTAGATTTCACCAGCGCGCCACCCTTGTCGCGCTTGAAGACTTCAACCCGTGATTTTCGAAATACCGGGATATCGGGAAGATCCGCGCCCCGGTCGGATGATGGCTGTGGTGTCGTGTCCGGCGATTGCTGATGGCCGTGACCGCGCGGTTGCCGCGCCCGCGCCGCCGCCGCCTCGAATTCGGCCAGCATGCTGGCAATCCGGTCATCTCCGGCACCGGCTGACGATGCGCCTGTCTGTGGCGGCACTGCCGCCGGAGACGGGTCCGCTGTTATCTCGATCACCCGCGGCACCGGCGAGGATCCCGCCGGGGCGGTGCCGGTTGCCGGTTTCGGCACGGCCACTTTTGTGTCGGCGCGCTGCTGGGCGGCCTGTGAAGCCCGGCCAAGAAGCCCGTCAAGATTTTCACCGATGAGCGATGACGTCGTGGCCGATGATGCCGCCAGCCCGGCCGGCTTGACATAGGTCAGGTCCGATCCTGTGCCGGGCGGCATGGCCGGCGGCGTGGATAGGGCGCGAGGGCGCGGCGCGGCCTTGCCACCGCCACCAAGATAGGCCGCCTGCACAGCCGGGTCGGCAGACAGGGTGGCGGCGTCACTCGCACCGACAATATGTCCGTTCTCGATCAGATATCCCCGGTCCGCTATGGCAAGCGACAATTTCGCATTCTGCTCGACCACAAGCACGCCCGGACCGGTCTCCCGGATCTGGCCGAGAGCCTGGAAAAGCTCCTTGCTCAGCAGCGGCGACAGACCAAGCGAGGGTTCGTCCAGCATCAGGATCGACGGATCCGACATCAGCGCCCGACCGATGGCCACCATCTGCTGCTCGCCGCCCGACATGGTGCGGGTGATCTGCTTGCGCCGCTCGCGCAGCTTGGGAAACAGCGTCAGCACGCGATCCAGATTGGCGGCCTCGTTCGCGCGCGCGCGGTCGTTATAGGCACCAAGCCGCAGGTTTTCCTCGACATTCAGATCGCCGAAAATGGCACGGCCTTCGGGTACCAGCGCAATGCCGCCGGCAACGATATCATCCGGCGTGGCACCAAGCAGCGGTGCCCCGTCGAAATTTATGTCACCTTCGCAATGCCCTTCGGACAGCCCGGAAATGGCCCGCAGCAAGGATGATTTGCCGGCACCATTCGCGCCAAGGATGACAACCACCTCGCCCTTGGCGATCTGGACCGAAACATCTTCAAGCGCGCGGTGCTGGCCATAGGCGACTGATAGATTCCTGACCTCCAGCATCACACATCCTCTCCAATATAGACCTTAATAACCTCGGGATCGGCCAGCACGTCATCCGGCGACCCTTCGGCAATCTTGCTTCCCGCCGCCATCACGATACACCGGTCACAGAGCGATCGAATGGCATCCATCACATGTTCGACAAGAATGATCGTGATGCCTTCCTCGCGCAGCGAGCGGATCAGTTCGATCCCCTGTTGCAGTTCGGTCGGGTTCAAGCCGGCAAGCCATTCATCAAGCAGCAGAAGCTTTGGATTCGAGGCCAGTGCCCGCGCCAGTTCAAGACGCTTCTGGTCGATATAGGTCAGCGATCCGACGGGCTGGGATTCCTGGCCGGACAGCCCGACACGATCCAGCAGCTTGCCGGCTTCATAGCGCGCCTGATCGCCCCACAGGCGTCGATGGCCAAACACCATTCCCGCCATGCAGTTTTCCGCAACGCTCAGCCCCGGCAGCACCCTGACCAGCTGAAAGGTCCGTGAAATGCCGCGCTGGTTGATCTGATCGGCCTTCAATGTGCTGATGAACCGGCCGTCAAGGCTGATCGTCCCCTCACTCAACCGCAGCGCGCCGGAAATGAGGTTCATCATCGTGGTCTTGCCGGACCCGTTCGGACCGATAATCCCCATCACCTCGTCACGATTGACGTCGAATGACAGATTGTTGACAGCAACAAGCCCGCCAAAGCGTTTCGTGGCATTCGCCACGCTGAGAACCGTCGCTACCATGTGGACCGCCCTTTCCTGGCAAGGGCCTGTTCAATCCGCCCGACGACACCGCTTGGCAGGAAATAGACAATCACCAGAAAGGCGATGCCCAGAACCAGCGTCGAATAGTTCGAATAGTTGGCGTTGATATATTCCTGAAGCAGCGCAAACGGGATCACCCCGACGATCGGTCCCCACAACCGCCCGGTTCCCCCAAGAAGCGCCATGATCACGACGATGAAAGACAGTTCCGGCGAAAAGACGCCATTCGGCTCGATATAGGTGTAGCGCGGCGCGATCAGCGCCCCGACAAGAGCCGCGACAAAGCCGGAAAAGGTAAACAGAATGACCTTGGACATCGCCGTGTTGATGCCGACATGGCGCGCCACTGTTTCATCATTGCCGATGATCCGCAGCGCAAAGCCGAGCCGCGAGCGGTTGACCCACCAGCCGACGAAATAGACCGCCGCGGCCAGAATGACCAGATAGATGTAGATATCGGCCTCGGACAGATCGGTCAGCACATACAGGCCACGCGAGCCGGTGAAATTGTTCTGGATCCAGGACACGAGGGTGCGGATCATCTCGGCAAGGCCAAGCGTGAAGATCACAAAATACACGCCCGACAGGCGCAGTGTCGCGATACCGATGAGAAAGGCCAGCACCGCGCCGACAAGCGGGGCGATGGCCACCATCGGCCAGAACCCCATGCCGAAATCCGACATGCCGGTCCCGACCAGATAGCCGCCCACCCCGAAAAAGGCCGCCGTCGCCAGCGAAATATAGTGGGTTGGCCCCGAAAACAGTGCCCAGCTTGTGGTCAGCACCGTGAACATCGCGATGGTCAGCGCGATCGACATCCAGTAGCCGTTCGCCACCAGCGGCACACAGGCCGCCAGCAGCAGCAGCACACCGGCCCAGACAAGCGACGAGATGCTGGAATCGCGGCTCATGACGGCCTCCTTCCGAACAATCCCTGGGGCCTGAACAGCAGGATCAGAACGAAAATGGCGTAGGCCGCGGCCAGCGTCAGCCCCGGATCGATGAGGCGTGCCACCATCGTTTCAACCAGCCCGAGGATCAACGCCGCGACGATAGCCCCCCGGATGTCGCCGACACCGCCCATGATGATGATGATCAGCGCCTTCATCGTGAAGATCACCCCGACCGAGGCGTCAAGCGTGATGAAGGTTGAAATCAATGTGCCGCCCATTGTTGTCACCGCACCGCCAAGCGCAAAGGCAAGCGCCGACATTTTCGGAACATTGATCCCGACAAGCCCGCTGGCCTCGGTGCTGACTGACACCGCGCGCATCGCCATGCCGGGGCGTGTGAAATACAGCCAGAGCCAGAGAAGACCGCCGATCAGCAGGGCGAAACAGAAAGCTATGATCCGGTTCAGGGCAAATGTCTCGCCCATGATTTCGAATGGCTCGGCAAGATAGGAATAGGTGAAATACTCGCCATGGATCGACACCATGATACCAACCAGCGCAAAGCTCATGCCGAATGTGGCGAGGATCGAATCAACCTCGAGATGACCTTGCGTCTTGGCGCGCCTGACCAGCGGGCGCAGCAGAACCGTGTAGATCACCCAGTTGCCGAAGAAGGCCAGCGGGGCCACGACAAGCATGGTCAGGATCGGGCTGATGGCGTCGG encodes:
- a CDS encoding aldehyde dehydrogenase family protein yields the protein MARSLDNLFIGGSWVPAAGSFDDINPADGSVWARVADGDSAMAVRAIESAQAAFAHWSSLTHAQRAHHMLKVADEFERRRDDLVAALQGEGGGWFGKGMFESGYVPEVFRAAAAMNYNPIGEIMPSDHGKVSMAMRRPMGVVTVISPWNFPTLLTARGLAFPIAAGNCVVLKPSEETPFTGGMIFAEIFEAAGVPAGVLNVVTCSRENVPTVGDVIVEHPLVKGISFTGSTPVGRVIAAKAGAHLKKCCVELGGKDALIVCEDADLERATAAANFGSFMHQGQICMSVEKILVQESVFDAFLTRFVERAAKLKVGDPTADKGHVIGPLINDKQAGKVREQIEDAVAKGAHVALGGGVNGRFVEPTILTGVTPDMLVYAEETFGPVVPVIPFRTDEEAIAIANDSEYGLSSGVITRDESRGLAIAAALETGMCHINCSSVNDEPHVPFGGSKSSGVGRHGGRWSTETFTETRWLTLERGGRGFPPVF
- a CDS encoding ATP-binding cassette domain-containing protein; the encoded protein is MLEVRNLSVAYGQHRALEDVSVQIAKGEVVVILGANGAGKSSLLRAISGLSEGHCEGDINFDGAPLLGATPDDIVAGGIALVPEGRAIFGDLNVEENLRLGAYNDRARANEAANLDRVLTLFPKLRERRKQITRTMSGGEQQMVAIGRALMSDPSILMLDEPSLGLSPLLSKELFQALGQIRETGPGVLVVEQNAKLSLAIADRGYLIENGHIVGASDAATLSADPAVQAAYLGGGGKAAPRPRALSTPPAMPPGTGSDLTYVKPAGLAASSATTSSLIGENLDGLLGRASQAAQQRADTKVAVPKPATGTAPAGSSPVPRVIEITADPSPAAVPPQTGASSAGAGDDRIASMLAEFEAAAARARQPRGHGHQQSPDTTPQPSSDRGADLPDIPVFRKSRVEVFKRDKGGALVKSREV
- a CDS encoding ABC transporter ATP-binding protein, producing MVATVLSVANATKRFGGLVAVNNLSFDVNRDEVMGIIGPNGSGKTTMMNLISGALRLSEGTISLDGRFISTLKADQINQRGISRTFQLVRVLPGLSVAENCMAGMVFGHRRLWGDQARYEAGKLLDRVGLSGQESQPVGSLTYIDQKRLELARALASNPKLLLLDEWLAGLNPTELQQGIELIRSLREEGITIILVEHVMDAIRSLCDRCIVMAAGSKIAEGSPDDVLADPEVIKVYIGEDV
- a CDS encoding branched-chain amino acid ABC transporter permease, whose protein sequence is MSRDSSISSLVWAGVLLLLAACVPLVANGYWMSIALTIAMFTVLTTSWALFSGPTHYISLATAAFFGVGGYLVGTGMSDFGMGFWPMVAIAPLVGAVLAFLIGIATLRLSGVYFVIFTLGLAEMIRTLVSWIQNNFTGSRGLYVLTDLSEADIYIYLVILAAAVYFVGWWVNRSRLGFALRIIGNDETVARHVGINTAMSKVILFTFSGFVAALVGALIAPRYTYIEPNGVFSPELSFIVVIMALLGGTGRLWGPIVGVIPFALLQEYINANYSNYSTLVLGIAFLVIVYFLPSGVVGRIEQALARKGRSTW
- a CDS encoding branched-chain amino acid ABC transporter permease, with product MDIIITGLLLGGTYALIAFGLNLQYGVARIMNLANGEFLVLGALAAFWIFVADAISPILTMLVVAPLAFFGNWVIYTVLLRPLVRRAKTQGHLEVDSILATFGMSFALVGIMVSIHGEYFTYSYLAEPFEIMGETFALNRIIAFCFALLIGGLLWLWLYFTRPGMAMRAVSVSTEASGLVGINVPKMSALAFALGGAVTTMGGTLISTFITLDASVGVIFTMKALIIIIMGGVGDIRGAIVAALILGLVETMVARLIDPGLTLAAAYAIFVLILLFRPQGLFGRRPS